In one Solanum stenotomum isolate F172 unplaced genomic scaffold, ASM1918654v1 scaffold20129, whole genome shotgun sequence genomic region, the following are encoded:
- the LOC125850891 gene encoding histidine decarboxylase-like: MGSLSLEMDFELSAMTLRSLARRRLLFPNVNNKKQKVEQSGAGPRKNLQLEVLEPGLKNDGPSLDNILVNYLDTLTQRVNFHLGYPVNICYDHYASLAPLLQFHLNNCGDPFLQNTVDFHSKDFEVAVLDWFAQLWEIEKDQYWGYVTNGGTEGNLHGILLGRELLPDGILYASKDSHYSVFKAARMYKMDSETINTLVNGEMDYSDLRAKLLQNKDKPAIINVTIGTTFKGAIDDVDVILETLKDCGYSQDRFYIHCDAALCGLMTPFINNMISFKKPIGSVTISGHKFLGCPMPCGVQITRKSYINNLSTNVEYIASVDATISGSRNGLTPIFLWYSLSAKGQIGLQKDVKRCLDNAKYLKDHLQKVGISVMLNELSIIVVLERPRDHEFVHRWQLSCVKDMAHVIVMPGITREMLDSFISELVQQRKQWYKDGKAEALCVADGIGTQNCACSYHKIDYISP; the protein is encoded by the exons ATGGGTAGCCTTTCACTTGAAATG GATTTTGAGCTATCAGCGATGACACTGAGAAGTTTAGCACGACGAAGATTATTGTTTCCGAATGTGAACAACAAGAAACAAAAGGTGGAACAATCAGGCGCAGGGCCAAGGAAGAACTTACAACTTGAAGTGTTGGAACCTGGTTTGAAGAATGATGGTCCTTCTTTGGACAATATCTTGGTCAATTATTTGGACACACTTACACAACGAGTCAATTTTCATTTAGGTTATCCAGTCAACATATGTTATGACCACTATGCATCTTTAGCACCACTTTTGCAGTTTCACCTAAACAATTGTGGtgatcctttccttcaaaaCACTGTCGATTTCCATTCTAAAGACTTTGAAGTGGCTGTTTTGGATTGGTTTGCACAACTCTGGGAAATTGAAAAGGATCAATACTGGGGATATGTTACCAATGGTGGCACCGAAGGCAATCTCCATGGTATTTTGTTAGG GCGAGAGCTACTTCCTGATGGAATATTATATGCATCAAAAGACTCTCACTACTCAGTTTTCAAAGCTGCAAGAATGTACAAAATGGATTCAGAAACAATCAACACATTAGTGAATGGAGAGATGGATTATTCAGATTTAAGAGCAAAGTTGCTTCAAAATAAGGACAAACCAGCAATTATAAATGTCACAATTG GAACTACCTTTAAAGGAGCTATTGATGATGTTGATGTTATTCTTGAAACACTCAAAGATTGTGGCTATTCACAAGATAGGTTTTACATCCACTGTGATGCTGCACTATGTGGTCTTATGACCCCTTTTATTAACAAT ATGATTAGTTTCAAGAAGCCAATTGGAAGTGTCACAATTTCTGGACACAAGTTCTTAGGATGTCCAATGCCTTGTGGTGTccaaataacaagaaaaagcTACATCAATAATCTCTCAACAAATGTGGAGTACATAGCTTCTGTGGATGCCACTATTTCTGGTAGTCGTAACGGTTTAACTCCAATTTTCTTGTGGTATAGCTTGAGCGCAAAAGGTCAAATTGGTCTACAAAAGGATGTTAAAAGATGTCTCGACAATGCTAAATATTTGAAAGATCATCTTCAAAAAGTAGGGATAAGTGTCATGCTGAATGAGCTTAGCATCATAGTTGTACTTGAAAGGCCTCGTGACCATGAATTTGTTCATCGTTGGCAACTTTCATGTGTCAAAGACATGGCACATGTTATTGTTATGCCAGGCATCACACGAGAAATGCTTGACAGTTTCATCAGTGAATTAGTGCAACAAAGAAAACAATGGTACAAAGATGGAAAAGCGGAGGCTCTTTGTGTTGCAGATGGCATTGGTACTCAAAATTGTGCATGCTCCTATCATAAGATTGACTACATTAGTCCTTAG
- the LOC125850893 gene encoding histidine decarboxylase-like produces MGSLSLEMDFEPLPMTPRSLAMTPRSLARRRLFPNVENKKQQVAPPGAGPRKNLQLEVMEPGFKNDGPSLDTILVNYLDTLTQRVNFHLGYPVNICYDHYATLAPLLQFHLNNCGDPFLQNTVDFHSKDFEVAVLDWFAQLKLLEDYKIIDMVSKLLVAIEDQ; encoded by the exons ATGGGTAGCCTCTCACTGGAAATG GATTTTGAGCCATTACCCATGACACCCAGAAGTTTAGCGATGACACCCAGAAGTTTAGCACGGCGAAGATTGTTTCCGAATGTGGAGAACAAGAAACAGCAGGTGGCACCACCAGGCGCAGGGCCAAGGAAGAACTTACAACTTGAGGTGATGGAGCCTGGCTTCAAGAATGATGGTCCTTCTTTGGACACTATCTTGGTCAATTATTTGGACACACTTACCCAACGAGTCAATTTTCATTTAGGTTATCCGGTCAACATATGTTATGATCACTATGCAACTTTAGCACCACTTTTACAGTTTCACCTAAACAATTGTGGtgatcctttccttcaaaaCACTGTCGATTTCCATTCTAAAGACTTCGAAGTAGCAGTTTTGGATTGGTTTGCACAACT GAAGCTACTAGAAG ATTACAAAATTATTgacatggtatcaaagcttcTGGTTGCGATTGAAGACCAGTAA